The following coding sequences are from one Capsicum annuum cultivar UCD-10X-F1 chromosome 3, UCD10Xv1.1, whole genome shotgun sequence window:
- the LOC107865901 gene encoding E3 ubiquitin-protein ligase RSL1, which yields MADIVSKTFDENEDFRTLIVSDDECAEELQLQEVLAASLGIFHLHMSSEIQESPESSQSSCDICMETKVASEMFKLENCSDHSFCSDCIAQYAQSKIQDHIFSVTCPGLKCRVTIEPASCKSIIPENIFEKWEGGLSESTLLDCEKFYCPYKDCSELLIYDLDQDIVECLCPACQRLLCAPCGVPWHVGLDCDNFQKDEKDREDDLKVEELANDSKWMRCPHCKHFVQKADGCIHITCRCGTEFCYVCGGTWSESHWSCQISE from the exons ATGGCAGACATAGTTTCAAAAACATTTGATGAAAATGAAGATTTTCGCACTCTCATAGTATCAGATGATGAGTGCGCGGAGGAACTTCAACTCCAAGAGGTTCTTGCAGCCTCCTTAGGAATTTTCCACCTTCACATGTCATCAGAAATCCAAGAATCCCCTGAATCATCCCAAAGTTCCTGTGACATTTGTATGGAGACAAAAGTTGCAAGCGAAATGTTCAAACTCGAAAATTGCTCTGATCATTCTTTCTGTTCTGATTGCATAGCCCAATATGCTCAGTCTAAAATTCAAGACCACATTTTCTCAGTAACTTGTCCAGGTTTGAAATGTCGCGTGACAATTGAACCTGCTTCTTGTAAATCCATCATCCcggaaaatatatttgaaaaatggGAAGGGGGATTGAGTGAGTCAACTCTTCTTGATTGCGAAAAGTTTTATTGTCCTTATAAAGATTGTTCAGAGCTGCTGATTTATGATCTAGATCAGGACATAGTTGAGTGTTTATGTCCTGCATGCCAAAGGCTGCTCTGCGCCCCGTGTGGTGTCCCTTGGCATGTTGGGCTTGATTGTGACaatttccaaaaggatgaaaaagATAGAGAAGATGATTTGAAGGTTGAGGAACTTGCTAATGACTCCAAATGGATGAGATGCCCTCATTGCAAACATTTTGTGCAGAAGGCTGATGGCTGTATACACATAACCTGCAG GTGTGGAACTGAATTTTGCTATGTATGTGGAGGAACATGGAGTGAAAGCCATTGGAGTTGTCAGATAAGTGAATGA
- the LOC107862251 gene encoding cyclic dof factor 1 codes for MREVKDGEIKLFGKKIALPENGKMLPVIVSGEDSDVGKSVSGSEVVTGEESSTGSDRGDPCLVDKEGNTSSESDGGSEYEKEDADKDQMTRELSEANLEEKYQSQIMEESENPKSPSENKSKTTTDDDSPTAKSSRTEGDQNDAAANSQQKPLKKPDKILPCPRCNSMDTKFCYYNNYNINQPRHFCKSCQRYWTAGGTMRNVPVGAGRRKNKNSASHCRHIMISEALEAARIDPPNGFHHPAFKPNGTVLSFGPDSPLCDSMASVLNLAENKTPNGIRNGFYRPEHKNPSGLGGENGDDCSSGSSVTTSNSMAEGVKNRAPEAVMQTINAFPSPVPCIPGVPWPFPFAAVPFPAVSPSGYPMPFCPPPPYWNCSVPGPWSLPWLTAPSPTANQNGSGSAPNSPLGKHSRDGELLKPNNPEGQKNSEGFVIVPKTLRIDDPDEAAKSSIWSTLGIKYDSVSRGGLFKALQPKSSEKDHPATTFPALQANPAAFSRSLSFQERV; via the exons ATGAGAGAAGTGAAGGACGGAGAGATAAAGTTATTTGGAAAGAAAATTGCGTTGCCGGAGAACGGGAAGATGCTGCCGGTGATAGTTTCCGGTGAAGATTCCGATGTCGGGAAGTCTGTGAGTGGTAGTGAGGTTGTTACGGGTGAAGAAAGTAGTACCGGGTCGGATCGTGGTGATCCATGCTTAGTGGATAAGGAAGGAAATACTTCTTCTGAATCTGATGGTGGAAGTGAATATGAAAAGGAAGACGCTGATAAG GATCAAATGACAAGAGAGCTTAGTGAAGCCAACTTAGAGGAGAAATACCAAAGTCAAATTATGGAAGAATCAGAAAATCCGAAGTCTCCATCAGAAAACAAGTCTAAAACTACTACCGATGATGACTCTCCCACGGCAAAATCATCCAGGACTGAGGGTGATCAAAATGATGCAGCCGCAAATTCCCAGCAGAAACCTCTGAAGAAGCCAGACAAAATTCTCCCCTGCCCTCGTTGCAATAGTATGGATACGAAATTCTGTTACTACAATAATTACAACATCAATCAGCCTCGTCATTTCTGCAAGAGCTGCCAGAGATATTGGACAGCTGGGGGTACCATGAGGAATGTGCCTGTGGGAGCTGGTCGTCGCAAGAATAAGAACTCTGCATCGCATTGTCGTCACATCATGATTTCTGAAGCCCTTGAAGCTGCAAGAATTGATCCTCCAAATGGATTCCATCATCCAGCATTTAAACCCAATGGCACTGTCCTATCGTTTGGTCCTGACTCGCCACTGTGCGACTCTATGGCGTCTGTTTTGAATCTTGCTGAGAATAAGACACCAAATGGGATCCGAAATGGTTTTTACAGACCAGAACACAAGAATCCATCTGGCCTAGGTGGAGAAAATGGGGATGACTGCTCTAGTGGTTCTTCAGTCACCACTTCAAATTCAATGGCGGAAGGAGTAAAAAATCGCGCCCCTGAGGCAGTTATGCAAACTATAAATGCCTTCCCATCTCCAGTTCCTTGCATCCCCGGAGTACCTTGGCCTTTCCCATTTGCTGCTGTTCCTTTCCCCGCAGTTAGCCCCTCTGGATATCCTATGCCTTTCTGCCCTCCACCACCTTATTGGAATTGCAGTGTGCCTGGTCCATGGAGTCTTCCTTGGTTGACTGCACCTTCACCAACAGCAAACCAAAATGGATCAGGCTCTGCTCCTAATTCGCCTTTAGGGAAGCATTCAAGGGATGGTGAATTGCTTAAGCCAAACAATCCCGAGGGTCAAAAGAACTCAGAGGGGTTTGTTATAGTACCAAAAACATTGCGGATAGATGATCCTGATGAAGCTGCAAAGAGTTCTATATGGTCAACACTGGGAATCAAGTACGACTCTGTTAGCAGGGGAGGACTTTTCAAGGCCTTGCAACCGAAAAGCAGTGAGAAGGATCACCCTGCCACTACATTCCCGGCTTTACAGGCTAACCCTGCAGCCTTTTCTAGGTCCCTCAGCTTCCAGGAGAGAGTCTAA
- the LOC107865900 gene encoding probable calcium-binding protein CML45, which produces MENIFSISSISSSLLGKKIADDLNQFFRIMLRCTILSILSLYQDLCSCFSFSLRPILLLSITLRKALTRGKHDNNVDAKDSSNTLESCGHDQNRDNEDFEVVILNKLMSLCNSNGDKIEDKTELAGLSSLFEEVEPSFEEIKEAFDVFDENGDGYIDANELMKLIWRMGFSEFSKEDCKKMIMAFDENKDGRIEFHEFLKLMEQSFRDPEQS; this is translated from the coding sequence ATGGAAAACATTTTTTCAATATCATCAATTAGTTCATCATTATTGGGCAAGAAAATAGCTGATGATCTAAATCAATTTTTTCGTATCATGTTAAGGTGTACCATTCTCAGCATCCTAAGCTTATATCaagatttatgttcttgtttttctttttcactcAGACCAATTCTTTTGTTATCCATCACTCTCCGAAAGGCGTTGACTCGAGGTAAGCATGATAATAATGTTGATGCTAAGGATTCATCAAACACATTGGAAAGTTGTGGCCATGATCAAAATCGCGATAACGAGGATTTTGAGGTAGTAATTTTGAATAAGCTAATGAGTTTATGCAATTCAAATGGAGATAAAATTGAGGATAAAACAGAGTTGGCAGGGCTTTCGAGTTTATTTGAGGAAGTAGAACCTAGTTTCGAAGAAATTAAGGAAGCTTTTGATGTGTTTGATGAAAATGGAGATGGATATATTGATGCAAATGAGTTAATGAAACTCATTTGGAGAATGGGTTTCTCCGAATTTTCAAAGGAGGACTGCAAGAAGATGATAATGGCCTTTGATGAAAACAAAGATGGAagaattgaatttcatgaatttttgaAACTCATGGAACAAAGCTTTCGGGATCCTGAGCAGAGTTAG